One Burkholderia sp. 9120 DNA window includes the following coding sequences:
- the ntrC gene encoding nitrogen regulation protein NR(I), which produces MKPIWIVDDDQSIRWVLEKALARENFATRSFANVREASAALDHDSPQVLVSDIRMPGGSGLELLQTVRDKVPGLPVIIMTAFSDLDSAVAAFQGGAFEYLAKPFDVDKAVELIRRAVDESMRGEQTWDDRPAEAPEMLGQAPAMQDMFRAIGRLSHSAATVLITGESGTGKELVARALHRHSPRANGPFIALNTAAIPKDLLESELFGHERGAFTGAQAMRQGRFEQAENGTLFLDEIGDMPFDLQTRLLRVLSDGQFYRVGGHNPLRANVRVIAATHQNLESRVRQGLFREDLYHRLNVIRLRLPALRERSEDIPLLTRHFLQKSARDLGVEPKRVSEEALAYLASLPFPGNVRQLENLANWLTVMAPAQTIEIKDLPPDLGPAQAGISDLSGGGGVLGAGEAGLAGTAPINGVSAAAHPAAGGVPVASTVAAWEGGLRTEVARMLRENAADVMDELARRFEAAVIREALDFTRGRKVEAAERLGIGRNTITRKIQELNLEP; this is translated from the coding sequence ATGAAGCCGATCTGGATAGTAGACGACGATCAATCGATTCGCTGGGTGCTTGAAAAAGCGCTCGCCCGCGAAAACTTCGCGACCCGCAGCTTCGCGAACGTGCGCGAGGCATCGGCCGCGCTCGATCACGACAGCCCGCAGGTGCTGGTGTCCGACATCAGGATGCCGGGCGGTTCCGGCCTCGAATTGCTGCAAACCGTGCGTGACAAGGTGCCGGGCTTGCCGGTCATCATCATGACCGCGTTCTCGGATCTGGACAGCGCGGTCGCCGCGTTTCAGGGCGGGGCGTTCGAATATCTCGCCAAGCCGTTCGACGTCGACAAGGCGGTCGAGCTGATCCGTCGCGCGGTCGACGAAAGCATGCGCGGCGAGCAGACGTGGGACGACCGTCCCGCCGAGGCGCCGGAAATGCTCGGCCAGGCGCCGGCCATGCAGGACATGTTTCGCGCGATCGGCCGCTTGTCCCATTCGGCGGCCACCGTGCTCATTACCGGCGAATCAGGCACCGGGAAGGAACTGGTCGCGCGCGCGTTGCACCGGCATAGCCCACGCGCGAACGGTCCCTTCATCGCGCTGAACACCGCGGCGATTCCGAAGGATCTGTTGGAATCCGAACTGTTCGGTCACGAGCGCGGCGCGTTCACCGGCGCGCAGGCCATGCGCCAGGGGCGTTTCGAGCAGGCCGAAAACGGCACGCTGTTTCTCGATGAAATCGGCGACATGCCGTTCGATCTGCAAACGCGTTTGTTGCGTGTGCTGTCGGATGGGCAGTTTTATCGGGTCGGTGGGCACAATCCGTTGCGCGCGAATGTGCGCGTGATCGCGGCGACGCATCAGAATCTCGAATCGCGCGTACGTCAGGGCTTGTTCCGCGAGGACTTGTATCACCGGCTCAATGTGATCCGTTTGCGCTTGCCGGCGTTGCGCGAGCGCAGCGAAGACATTCCGCTGCTCACGCGTCACTTCTTGCAGAAGAGCGCGCGCGATCTCGGCGTCGAGCCGAAGCGCGTGTCCGAAGAGGCGCTCGCTTATCTGGCGTCGTTGCCGTTTCCGGGCAACGTGAGGCAACTGGAGAATCTGGCCAACTGGCTGACGGTGATGGCGCCCGCGCAGACTATCGAGATCAAGGACTTGCCGCCCGATCTCGGTCCGGCGCAAGCGGGTATCTCCGATCTGAGCGGCGGTGGCGGGGTGCTCGGCGCGGGCGAAGCGGGGCTGGCGGGCACGGCGCCGATCAACGGCGTCAGCGCGGCGGCGCATCCGGCCGCGGGCGGCGTGCCGGTCGCGTCGACGGTGGCCGCCTGGGAAGGCGGCTTGCGTACCGAAGTCGCGCGCATGCTGCGTGAAAACGCCGCGGACGTGATGGACGAACTCGCGCGGCGCTTTGAAGCGGCGGTGATTCGCGAGGCGCTGGATTTCACGCGAGGCCGCAAGGTGGAGGCGGCTGAACGGTTGGGGATCGGACGGAATACGATTACGCGGAAGATTCAGGAGTTGAATCTCGAGCCGTGA
- the glnL gene encoding nitrogen regulation protein NR(II) produces the protein MVLKNLIKARKGHEQSLSDDVQLVGSGLLPGFEALPTVVLVLDKRTLRVAFANPSAESMLELSRKQLTQMAWGDIFSNGDELVATISAIAANRFHATHLDAVLERPGHEPLHVHAIVGFLESAQDYVLLELFENERHLRTDREERINDLTAVNKQLIRNLAHEIKNPLGGIRGAAQLLEFELGERQRDELREYTQVIIKESDRLQTLVDRLLEPHRHPHIVGDVNIHEVCERVRQVILAEFPRGLTIERDYDVSVPDLRGDKEQLIQALLNIVRNAAEALRERISQGDARIELRTRIARKITVSKRLCKLALDLHITDNGPGIPEEIRDRIFYPLVSGREDGSGLGLTLAQTFVQQHDGLIEVDSRPGHTEFQILLPLDC, from the coding sequence ATGGTTCTCAAGAATCTGATCAAGGCAAGGAAAGGGCACGAGCAGTCGCTGTCGGACGACGTCCAACTCGTCGGCTCCGGTTTGTTGCCGGGCTTCGAGGCGTTGCCCACAGTCGTGCTGGTGCTCGACAAGCGCACGCTGCGCGTCGCGTTTGCGAATCCGTCCGCGGAGTCGATGCTCGAACTCTCGCGCAAGCAATTGACGCAGATGGCGTGGGGAGACATCTTCTCCAACGGCGACGAACTGGTCGCGACCATTTCCGCGATTGCCGCCAACCGTTTTCACGCGACCCATCTCGACGCCGTACTCGAGCGCCCTGGCCACGAGCCGCTGCATGTGCATGCGATCGTCGGCTTTCTGGAAAGCGCGCAAGATTATGTGCTGCTCGAACTGTTCGAGAACGAGCGGCATCTGCGCACCGATCGTGAAGAGCGCATCAACGACCTCACGGCGGTCAACAAGCAACTGATCCGCAATCTCGCGCACGAAATCAAGAACCCGCTCGGCGGGATTCGCGGCGCGGCGCAACTGCTCGAGTTCGAACTCGGCGAGCGTCAGCGCGACGAGTTGCGCGAGTACACGCAGGTCATCATCAAGGAGTCGGATCGGCTGCAGACGCTGGTCGACCGATTGCTCGAACCGCACCGTCATCCGCATATTGTCGGCGACGTGAATATTCACGAAGTCTGCGAGCGCGTGCGCCAGGTGATTCTCGCGGAGTTTCCGCGCGGCCTGACGATCGAACGCGATTACGACGTGAGCGTGCCCGACTTGCGCGGCGACAAGGAACAACTGATCCAGGCGCTGCTGAACATCGTGCGCAATGCGGCCGAAGCGCTGCGCGAACGCATTTCGCAAGGCGATGCGCGGATCGAATTGCGCACCCGCATTGCCCGTAAGATCACGGTGTCGAAACGCTTATGTAAGCTGGCACTGGACTTGCATATCACTGACAACGGCCCAGGCATTCCCGAGGAAATCCGTGACCGTATCTTCTATCCGCTCGTGTCGGGGCGCGAGGACGGTAGCGGTCTCGGTTTGACGCTCGCGCAGACTTTCGTGCAACAGCACGACGGTTTGATCGAAGTGGATAGCCGGCCGGGCCACACCGAGTTTCAGATTTTGCTGCCGCTCGACTGCTAA
- the glnA gene encoding type I glutamate--ammonia ligase, with protein sequence MSKSVADVIQLVKDEDVKFVDFRFTDTRGKEQHVSVPVSAFDEDKFESGHAFDGSSIAGWKGIEASDMLLIPDANTAFIDPFYEESTLVLTCDVVEPADGKGYERDPRSLAKRAEAYLKSTGLGDTAFFGPEPEFFIFDSIKWGTDQSGTFVKIGSEEAPWSSSMDFEGGNTGHRPGTKGGYFPVAPVDTFQDIRSEMCLLLEQIGIPVEVHHHEVAGQGQNEIGTKFSTLVQRADWLQQMKYIIHNVAHTYGKTATFMPKPVVGDNGSGMHVHQSIWKDGANLFAGNGYAGLSEFALFYIGGIIKHARALNAITNPSTNSYKRLVPHFEAPVKLAYSARNRSASIRIPHVSNPKGRRIETRFPDPMANPYLCFSALMMAGLDGVQNKIHPGEAADKNLYDLPPEEDAKIPTVCAGLDQALDALDADREFLTRGGVFTDSMLDAYIELKTGELQRYRQSVHPIEFEMYYSL encoded by the coding sequence ATGAGTAAATCCGTGGCCGACGTCATTCAACTCGTCAAAGACGAAGACGTCAAGTTTGTCGACTTCCGTTTCACCGACACGCGCGGCAAAGAGCAACACGTTTCGGTGCCGGTGTCGGCATTCGATGAAGACAAGTTCGAAAGCGGCCATGCGTTTGACGGTTCGTCGATTGCCGGCTGGAAGGGCATCGAAGCATCGGACATGTTGCTGATCCCGGACGCGAACACGGCCTTCATCGACCCGTTCTACGAAGAATCGACCCTCGTACTGACCTGCGACGTCGTCGAACCGGCTGACGGCAAGGGCTACGAACGCGACCCGCGTTCGCTCGCCAAGCGCGCTGAAGCGTACCTGAAGAGCACGGGCCTCGGCGACACGGCTTTCTTCGGTCCGGAACCCGAATTCTTCATTTTCGATTCGATCAAGTGGGGCACGGACCAGTCGGGCACGTTCGTCAAGATCGGTTCGGAAGAAGCACCGTGGTCGTCGTCGATGGACTTCGAAGGCGGCAACACCGGCCACCGTCCGGGCACCAAGGGCGGCTACTTCCCGGTCGCGCCGGTCGACACGTTCCAGGACATCCGTTCGGAAATGTGTCTGCTGCTCGAACAGATCGGCATTCCGGTCGAAGTGCATCACCACGAAGTCGCGGGCCAAGGCCAGAACGAAATCGGCACGAAGTTCTCGACGCTGGTGCAACGCGCCGACTGGCTGCAGCAAATGAAGTACATCATCCACAACGTGGCGCACACGTACGGCAAGACGGCAACGTTCATGCCGAAGCCGGTGGTCGGCGATAACGGTTCGGGCATGCACGTTCACCAGTCGATCTGGAAAGACGGCGCGAACCTGTTCGCGGGCAACGGTTACGCAGGTCTGTCGGAATTCGCGCTGTTCTACATCGGCGGCATCATCAAGCATGCTCGCGCGCTGAACGCGATCACGAACCCGTCGACGAACTCGTACAAGCGCCTCGTGCCGCACTTCGAAGCACCGGTCAAGCTGGCTTACTCGGCGCGCAACCGTTCGGCATCGATCCGCATTCCGCACGTGTCGAACCCGAAGGGCCGCCGTATCGAAACGCGTTTCCCGGATCCGATGGCGAATCCGTACCTGTGCTTCTCCGCGCTGATGATGGCGGGTCTGGACGGCGTGCAGAACAAGATTCACCCGGGCGAAGCTGCCGACAAGAACCTGTACGACCTGCCGCCGGAAGAGGATGCCAAGATCCCGACCGTGTGCGCCGGCCTCGACCAGGCTCTCGACGCGCTGGACGCGGACCGCGAATTCCTGACGCGCGGTGGCGTGTTCACGGACTCGATGCTCGACGCGTACATCGAACTGAAGACGGGCGAGCTGCAACGCTATCGTCAGTCGGTGCACCCGATCGAATTCGAAATGTACTACTCGCTGTAA
- a CDS encoding rhodanese-like domain-containing protein, whose amino-acid sequence MATLDQLYALADTRRTDNQLPYAGAVLPAEAFELLQLDPRTRLVDVRTRAELDWVGRPVIGDGQYAHVEWTRYPGAVPNQAFLQQLSQVASSDTPVLFLCRSAARSKLAAIAATQAGFTKAYDLLEGFEGDKDGQGHRKTVSGWCYRGLPWIGA is encoded by the coding sequence ATGGCCACGCTCGACCAGCTGTACGCTTTGGCGGACACCCGCCGCACCGACAACCAGTTGCCCTACGCCGGCGCGGTGTTGCCCGCCGAGGCGTTCGAACTGTTGCAACTCGATCCGCGTACCCGTCTCGTCGACGTGCGCACCCGCGCGGAGCTCGACTGGGTCGGCCGGCCGGTGATCGGCGACGGGCAGTACGCACATGTGGAATGGACCCGCTATCCGGGCGCGGTGCCGAATCAGGCATTCCTTCAGCAGTTGAGCCAGGTGGCGTCGTCCGATACGCCGGTGCTGTTCCTGTGCCGCAGCGCCGCGCGCTCGAAGCTGGCCGCGATCGCCGCCACGCAGGCCGGCTTTACGAAGGCGTATGACCTGCTGGAAGGCTTCGAAGGCGACAAGGACGGCCAGGGGCATCGGAAGACGGTGTCGGGCTGGTGCTATCGGGGCTTGCCGTGGATCGGCGCGTGA
- a CDS encoding molybdopterin-binding protein, which produces MAFGVIIIGDEILSGRRVDKHLPKVIELLGARGLSLGWAEYIGDDPERITATLRRTFASGDIVFSTGGIGATPDDHTRQCTAAALGVPLELHPEAATLIQERIRDMYPANAATPLDLDSPENRHRLNMGTYPQGASIIPNGYNKIPGFSINQHHFVPGFPVMAWPMIEWVLDTQYADLHHAMPHAEKSLLVFELPESRLTPLMEKIEHDFPSVRVFSLPSVGDAERGGVYARHHIDLGVKGEPEAVAAAFVKLREGVHLLGGDIVEPEVAAAAVAAAKPRD; this is translated from the coding sequence ATGGCATTTGGCGTCATCATCATCGGCGATGAAATTCTGTCGGGCAGACGGGTCGACAAGCATCTGCCGAAGGTCATCGAATTGCTGGGCGCGCGCGGATTGTCGCTCGGCTGGGCGGAGTACATCGGCGACGATCCCGAGCGCATTACCGCGACGCTGCGACGCACGTTCGCGTCGGGCGATATCGTGTTCTCGACAGGCGGCATCGGCGCCACGCCGGACGATCACACGCGGCAATGCACGGCGGCCGCGCTCGGCGTGCCGCTCGAATTGCATCCGGAAGCCGCCACGCTGATTCAGGAGCGCATTCGCGACATGTATCCGGCAAACGCGGCGACGCCGCTCGATCTGGATTCGCCCGAGAACCGGCATCGGTTGAATATGGGCACGTATCCGCAGGGCGCGTCGATCATTCCGAACGGCTACAACAAGATTCCCGGCTTTTCGATCAACCAGCACCACTTCGTGCCGGGCTTTCCGGTGATGGCCTGGCCGATGATCGAATGGGTGCTCGATACGCAGTACGCGGATCTGCATCACGCCATGCCGCATGCGGAGAAATCGCTTCTAGTGTTCGAGTTGCCGGAGTCGCGTCTGACGCCATTGATGGAGAAGATCGAACACGATTTCCCGAGCGTGCGGGTGTTCAGTCTGCCGAGCGTCGGCGACGCGGAGCGCGGCGGCGTGTACGCGCGCCATCATATCGACCTGGGGGTGAAGGGCGAGCCGGAAGCGGTGGCGGCGGCGTTCGTCAAACTGCGCGAAGGGGTGCATCTGCTGGGCGGCGATATCGTCGAGCCCGAGGTGGCGGCGGCGGCGGTGGCTGCGGCTAAACCGCGCGACTGA
- a CDS encoding EI24 domain-containing protein has protein sequence MNDLLRSFGRALASALHPRMLWLTFMPFFAATVGWGVILWFSWQTLIGATRGWLDSWSFTLTLYRLFDWLGFSALHTAVAPFIVIAMAIPLIVVTVLLLIATLSMPSVIRFLAARQFAGLEMRHGGTWYGSLGHALWTTLVCLVLLIVTLPLWLVPPFFALIPPLLWGWLTYRVMSYDALALHATREERRALVRRFRLPLLLIGVASGLLGSLPTLLWASSVWLIVLFPVITAVTIWIYAFILVFSALWFGYYCLRALQRMRAEEHGGVRHTAPVTY, from the coding sequence ATGAATGATCTGTTGCGCTCGTTCGGGCGCGCGCTGGCAAGCGCGCTCCACCCGCGCATGCTCTGGCTGACCTTCATGCCGTTTTTCGCGGCAACGGTTGGCTGGGGCGTGATTCTGTGGTTCTCGTGGCAGACGCTGATCGGCGCCACGCGCGGCTGGCTCGATAGCTGGTCGTTCACGCTCACGCTGTACCGGCTGTTCGACTGGCTCGGCTTTTCGGCGCTGCACACGGCGGTCGCGCCGTTTATCGTGATCGCGATGGCGATTCCGCTGATCGTCGTCACGGTGTTGCTGCTGATCGCCACGCTGTCGATGCCGTCCGTGATCCGCTTCCTGGCGGCGCGGCAATTCGCAGGGCTCGAAATGCGCCACGGCGGAACGTGGTACGGTAGCCTCGGCCATGCGTTGTGGACCACGCTGGTCTGTCTGGTGCTGCTGATCGTCACGCTACCGCTGTGGCTGGTGCCGCCGTTCTTCGCGCTGATTCCGCCGCTGCTGTGGGGCTGGTTGACTTACCGGGTGATGAGTTACGACGCGCTTGCGCTGCATGCCACCCGCGAGGAACGGCGCGCGCTGGTGCGGCGCTTCCGCTTGCCGCTGCTGCTGATCGGCGTGGCCAGCGGCCTGCTCGGTTCGCTGCCCACTTTGTTGTGGGCGTCGTCGGTGTGGCTGATCGTGCTGTTTCCGGTGATTACCGCGGTGACGATCTGGATCTACGCGTTCATCCTCGTGTTTTCGGCGCTGTGGTTCGGCTACTACTGTTTGCGCGCGCTGCAGCGCATGCGCGCGGAAGAGCACGGCGGCGTGCGGCACACGGCGCCGGTTACTTATTGA
- a CDS encoding sterol desaturase family protein codes for MFHLIFASLDSFVSAVQTLLYVDVVQPLLFRFDLMDYDEDTYDSLYWVIVGVLEVLAMYAVLRPLEALRPVERWPDRRAVRVDVIYTWIAKLGILNLFFFFALQPLFDNVQAWLRLHNIANLEFDNLWPGVTTQPLVTFVMYLLVLDFAGYWYHRWEHRIGVWWELHAVHHSQQQMSLWSDDRNHLLDDLLQASFFAVIALVIGVPPSQFVVLVAITNLAQSVQHANIRLYFGWLGERLLVSPTFHRRHHAIGVGHEGLKYGCNFGVLFPWWDMLFRSASWSRVMEPTGISDQLQGRRYGDGFWAQHGLAFVRIARRLASKRDGERGTGSDASAV; via the coding sequence ATGTTCCATCTGATTTTCGCCTCCCTCGACAGCTTCGTCTCCGCCGTGCAGACGTTGCTGTACGTCGACGTGGTGCAGCCGCTGCTGTTCCGCTTCGACCTGATGGATTACGACGAAGACACCTACGACAGCCTCTACTGGGTGATCGTCGGCGTACTGGAAGTGCTGGCCATGTACGCGGTGCTGCGCCCGCTGGAGGCGCTGCGTCCGGTGGAGCGGTGGCCCGACCGGCGTGCGGTGCGCGTCGACGTGATCTACACGTGGATCGCCAAGCTCGGGATTCTCAACCTGTTTTTCTTCTTCGCGCTGCAGCCTTTGTTCGACAACGTGCAGGCGTGGCTGCGGCTGCATAACATCGCGAATCTCGAGTTCGACAATCTGTGGCCCGGCGTCACCACGCAGCCGCTCGTCACGTTCGTGATGTATCTGCTGGTGCTCGATTTCGCCGGCTACTGGTATCACCGCTGGGAGCACCGTATCGGCGTGTGGTGGGAGCTGCACGCGGTGCATCACAGCCAGCAGCAGATGTCGCTATGGTCCGACGACCGCAACCATCTGCTCGACGATCTGCTTCAGGCGTCGTTCTTCGCGGTGATCGCGCTGGTGATCGGCGTGCCGCCGTCGCAATTCGTCGTGCTGGTCGCGATCACCAATCTTGCACAGAGCGTGCAGCACGCGAACATCCGCCTGTACTTCGGCTGGCTCGGCGAGCGCCTGCTGGTTAGTCCGACTTTCCATCGCCGCCATCATGCAATCGGAGTTGGCCATGAAGGGCTGAAGTACGGGTGCAACTTCGGCGTGCTGTTTCCGTGGTGGGACATGCTGTTTCGCAGCGCCTCCTGGAGCCGCGTGATGGAGCCGACCGGCATCAGCGATCAACTGCAAGGCCGCCGCTACGGCGACGGCTTCTGGGCGCAGCACGGGCTCGCGTTCGTGCGGATTGCCCGGCGCCTCGCGTCGAAACGCGACGGTGAACGCGGCACGGGTAGCGACGCCAGCGCCGTTTGA
- a CDS encoding beta-propeller fold lactonase family protein yields MRNFSFSGLTGTVLAGAAVVAATGFFSPAAHANNVIVLNSGEATLSLIDETTHQVVGTVPTGKEPHHLMATPDNSSLIVANSVSNNLMFVDPKTGQVQRWVENIEDPYQIGFSPDRKWLVTTGLRLDRLDIYHYDGQKNQMTLASRLPLAVMPSHMAFTNDSRTVFVTLQVSGELAAIDLATQTVKWKMKVGKVPAGLWMTPGEKYLLIGMTGSDYVAVVDWRNQKIVKTIQTGKGAHNFRSLADGKHVAVSNRVASTISIIDEDTLTNVGDITGLMPGPDDMELTADKRYLWVTFRFAKHVGIIDLTTRKLIQTIAVGRSPHGIYFYNRAPVTAPNGA; encoded by the coding sequence ATGCGCAATTTTTCCTTCTCCGGCTTGACCGGCACGGTCCTGGCGGGCGCGGCAGTGGTCGCGGCAACAGGTTTTTTCTCTCCCGCGGCGCACGCGAACAACGTGATCGTGCTCAATTCAGGCGAAGCCACGCTCAGCCTGATCGACGAAACCACGCACCAGGTCGTCGGCACGGTGCCGACCGGCAAGGAACCGCACCATCTGATGGCCACGCCGGACAATTCGTCGTTGATCGTCGCGAATTCGGTGTCCAACAATCTGATGTTCGTCGACCCGAAAACGGGCCAGGTGCAGCGCTGGGTCGAGAACATCGAAGACCCGTACCAGATCGGCTTTTCGCCTGACCGCAAGTGGCTGGTCACGACCGGCCTGCGTCTGGACCGGCTCGACATCTATCACTACGACGGCCAGAAGAACCAGATGACGCTGGCCTCGCGCCTGCCGCTCGCGGTCATGCCGAGCCACATGGCGTTCACGAACGACAGCAGGACGGTGTTCGTCACGCTGCAGGTGTCGGGCGAGCTGGCCGCGATCGATCTGGCCACGCAAACCGTCAAGTGGAAGATGAAGGTCGGCAAGGTGCCGGCCGGCCTGTGGATGACGCCGGGCGAAAAATATCTGCTGATCGGCATGACCGGCTCGGATTACGTCGCGGTGGTCGACTGGCGCAACCAGAAGATCGTCAAGACCATCCAGACCGGCAAGGGCGCGCACAACTTCCGCTCGCTTGCCGACGGCAAACACGTCGCGGTGTCGAACCGGGTGGCGAGCACGATCAGCATCATCGACGAAGACACGCTCACCAACGTCGGCGACATCACCGGTCTGATGCCGGGACCGGACGACATGGAACTGACCGCCGACAAACGCTATCTGTGGGTCACGTTCCGCTTCGCGAAGCACGTCGGCATCATCGACCTGACCACGCGCAAGCTGATCCAGACGATCGCCGTGGGCCGTTCGCCGCACGGAATCTATTTTTACAATCGCGCACCGGTCACGGCGCCGAACGGCGCTTGA
- a CDS encoding YadA-like family protein, producing the protein MTQLIASTWQDETGKSTGLIQSVPFKIGTAVAVRLTLSSAALLGGMTGAQAAVPWDTAEHYLDVGAPATGADDAAAAGENAVAVGPNAQASATASIAVGDQASTTTAGSIAIGYLASASGWQSMALGAKSNATGGAAVSLGPYSVASAEEATSVGYAARATRGGASVVGSNAEANGMGSMAFGAYAFAIEDADIALGFHASASGGASIATGPRSRAAGAQSIALGAGTVATADQAVALGAGAFVSEANSVALGGASIAARLGGLAYVPAGADAAAIQGVNAVGQVSIGAVGSERRLTHVAAGANDTDGVNVSQLKAVNDRVTAAANSAAPRYFSATGTDTGDAQPLATGNAALAIGVGAIADTDGTIAMGRRALASDPGSIAIGDLATSTGANASAIGTSALAGGTDAFALGTWARAAGSEAVAIGGSSAATGTQSTAIGAAAGATANQSAAFGAGAFASEANSVALGAASVAAPLGGVAYVPPGADASVIRGFNATGQVSIGSAGNERRLTHVAAGANDTDAVNVSQLKALQTQIDGSAAALDGALSYARNADGSVDRHNVTLGGDPAASGTLIHNVANGVESSDAVNLGQLNAAISGAVNNVAVNGAGANPLFGAAGDPTASALASGTLSVAAGASAQASGTGAVAVGATASATGSNAAALGVNSSAGGSNAIALGATANASADNSVALGQGSVADRAGTVSVGAAGQERQIANVAAGVQGTDAVNVNQLQQSMGGAVSQANSYTDDQVRSARRDAYGGTAAALAVAGLPQAVLPGHGMVAMAGGTYGGQSAVAIGVSQLSPTGKWVYKVQGTTDSRGQIGASLGAGMHW; encoded by the coding sequence ATGACCCAATTGATTGCATCGACATGGCAAGACGAGACCGGCAAATCGACCGGGTTAATACAAAGCGTCCCGTTTAAAATCGGCACGGCTGTCGCGGTCCGATTGACGCTGTCTAGTGCCGCGCTGCTCGGCGGCATGACTGGCGCGCAAGCCGCCGTGCCTTGGGATACGGCGGAGCATTATCTCGACGTCGGCGCGCCCGCCACAGGCGCCGACGACGCTGCGGCAGCCGGTGAGAACGCCGTGGCTGTCGGCCCGAACGCCCAGGCGAGCGCTACTGCGTCGATCGCGGTCGGCGACCAGGCCAGCACGACGACCGCCGGTTCAATCGCCATCGGCTACCTGGCCAGCGCATCCGGTTGGCAAAGCATGGCGCTCGGCGCCAAATCGAACGCAACCGGCGGTGCGGCCGTGTCACTAGGCCCCTACTCGGTGGCCAGCGCGGAAGAAGCCACGTCGGTCGGCTACGCGGCACGCGCCACCCGCGGAGGCGCGTCGGTCGTCGGCAGCAATGCCGAGGCTAACGGCATGGGCAGCATGGCGTTCGGCGCCTATGCATTCGCCATCGAAGACGCCGACATCGCGTTAGGTTTTCACGCAAGTGCGAGCGGCGGCGCCAGCATCGCGACAGGTCCGAGGTCGCGGGCGGCCGGTGCGCAAAGTATTGCGCTCGGCGCGGGCACGGTCGCCACCGCCGACCAGGCCGTCGCGTTAGGCGCCGGCGCTTTCGTCTCGGAAGCCAACAGCGTCGCGCTCGGCGGCGCCTCGATCGCGGCGCGGCTGGGCGGGCTCGCGTACGTTCCCGCCGGCGCGGACGCTGCGGCCATTCAGGGTGTCAATGCGGTGGGCCAGGTCTCGATTGGCGCCGTGGGAAGCGAGCGTCGTCTGACTCACGTCGCGGCCGGCGCTAACGACACGGATGGGGTCAACGTCAGCCAGTTGAAGGCGGTGAACGACCGCGTCACGGCAGCCGCGAACAGCGCCGCGCCGCGCTACTTCAGCGCCACCGGCACCGACACCGGCGACGCCCAGCCGCTCGCGACAGGCAACGCCGCGCTGGCCATCGGCGTCGGCGCGATCGCGGACACAGACGGCACCATTGCGATGGGTCGCCGTGCGCTCGCGAGCGATCCGGGCTCGATTGCCATCGGCGACCTCGCTACGTCGACGGGCGCCAATGCGAGCGCGATTGGCACCAGCGCGCTCGCAGGCGGCACCGATGCGTTCGCGTTGGGCACGTGGGCCCGCGCCGCCGGCTCGGAGGCCGTCGCGATCGGCGGGTCCTCGGCGGCTACCGGCACGCAAAGCACCGCGATCGGCGCGGCTGCCGGGGCGACCGCCAACCAGTCGGCAGCGTTCGGCGCCGGCGCCTTCGCCTCGGAGGCCAACAGCGTCGCGCTGGGCGCCGCCTCGGTCGCGGCGCCGCTAGGCGGGGTCGCTTACGTTCCGCCCGGCGCGGACGCCTCCGTCATCCGAGGGTTCAATGCGACTGGTCAGGTGTCGATCGGCTCAGCGGGCAACGAGCGCCGCCTCACCCATGTCGCCGCCGGCGCGAACGATACCGACGCCGTTAACGTGAGCCAGTTGAAGGCGCTGCAGACCCAGATCGACGGCAGCGCGGCGGCGCTCGATGGCGCGCTGTCCTATGCGCGCAATGCCGACGGCAGTGTCGACCGGCATAACGTGACGCTCGGCGGCGATCCGGCCGCGAGCGGCACGCTGATTCACAACGTCGCGAACGGCGTCGAATCGAGCGATGCGGTCAACCTCGGGCAATTGAACGCGGCCATCAGCGGCGCGGTCAATAACGTCGCGGTGAACGGCGCGGGGGCTAATCCGCTGTTCGGCGCGGCGGGCGATCCGACCGCAAGCGCCCTGGCGTCGGGCACGCTGTCGGTGGCGGCCGGCGCGAGCGCGCAGGCGTCGGGGACCGGCGCGGTGGCCGTTGGCGCAACGGCTAGCGCCACCGGCAGCAACGCCGCCGCGCTGGGCGTGAATTCGAGTGCGGGTGGCAGCAACGCCATCGCCCTCGGCGCCACGGCGAACGCGAGTGCGGATAACTCGGTGGCATTGGGCCAGGGCTCAGTGGCCGACCGGGCCGGCACTGTGTCGGTCGGTGCTGCCGGGCAGGAGCGGCAGATCGCCAACGTCGCCGCTGGCGTGCAAGGCACCGACGCGGTCAACGTCAACCAGTTGCAGCAGAGCATGGGCGGCGCGGTCAGTCAGGCCAACAGCTATACCGACGACCAGGTCCGTTCCGCCCGCCGCGACGCCTACGGCGGTACAGCGGCCGCGCTCGCCGTCGCGGGCCTGCCGCAAGCGGTGCTGCCGGGACATGGCATGGTGGCGATGGCCGGCGGCACTTACGGCGGACAGTCGGCGGTTGCGATCGGTGTGTCGCAACTGTCGCCAACCGGCAAGTGGGTTTACAAGGTTCAAGGCACGACCGACTCGCGCGGGCAAATCGGCGCGTCGCTTGGCGCGGGCATGCATTGGTGA